One window of the Magnolia sinica isolate HGM2019 chromosome 19, MsV1, whole genome shotgun sequence genome contains the following:
- the LOC131234572 gene encoding probable LRR receptor-like serine/threonine-protein kinase At3g47570 — MEFPRSNLRVLWSFILFQAIFLSSINLYSPSVFALKNETDRLALLSFKYGISEDPLGILSSWNDSLHFCKWEGVTCSRRHHQRVTSLNLRDHSLVGHLSPHIGNLSFLRRIDLSTNKFRGKIPQEISRLFRLQILNLTDNSLQGEIPSNLSHCSELVAISLNQNQLDGKLPTELGSLSKLIALNVYNNNLSGSIPPSLGNLSSLTTLDLTSNIFDGQIPNQLGQLARIITFQIGVNQLSGTIPPSIYNLSSIQEFNVASNRLHGSIPPNLGLMFPHLHGILLGSNQFIGTLPISLSNASNLEIVDFSSNSFTGHVPLNLGSLSRLYHFNIEINQLGSREGDDLSFLTSLTNCTHLEVISATANNLYGELPSSITNLSTHLNRLLLGGNKIFGIIPKGIKNLISLIAMDLSMNSLKGIIPDAIGKLDNLQDLRMFQNKLSGRIPFSIGNITRLSSLYLDGNGFHGNIPSSFANWGFMEELIISENKFNGTIPKQVSAAQMDLSRNSFTGSLLLEVDNLENIRVIDISENKISGEIPDTLGNCQSLELLYMCGNLFQGTIPESLRNLKGIQALDLSRNNLSGQIPKYFEEFLFLQYLNLSFNNFKGEVPKEGIFRNASAISVVGNSKLCGGIPELQLPGCLKQASKKRGKPLAPRVKVTVITVVLSSFLLSCVIVALYWRRNSPKKASSPSSTENQWLQVSYADLLQATDGFSSANLIGVGSFGSVYKGILECFETLVAVKVLNLLQQGAFKSFAAECEALRNIRHRNLIKILTVCSGTDFNGNDFKALVFKYMPNGSLEKWLHPNVDEQPQLRSFNLTQRLNIAIDVASALDYLHHHSKIPIVHRDLKPSNVLLDDDMVAHVGDFGLTRFLSEAAEGFSQNQTTTSGIKGSIGYIPPEYGMGGKASTHGDVYSYGILLLEMITGKRPTDDMFKDNQSLHHFAKSTFPEQVKEIIDPRLLLEDTEVIQDSENRNNLRNRMHDCLVSLVSIGVSCSAESPKERMKMRDVVMEMHAIRDLYVEVGIHRQRQNRPLLLGEGSSYLSNY; from the exons ATGGAATTCCCACGTTCCAATCTCAGGGTATTATGGTCATTTATCCTCTTCCAGGCAATCTTTCTCTCGTCCATCAACCTCTACTCACCCTCGGTATTTGCattgaaaaatgagacagatcgacTCGCATTGCTCTCATTCAAATATGGTATTTCCGAAGATCCTCTCGGAATCTTGAGTTCATGGAACGATTCTCTCCATTTCTGCAAATGGGAGGGAGTCACCTGCAGTCGCCGCCATCATCAAAGGGTCACGAGCTTGAACCTCAGGGACCatagcttggtgggccatttatCACCTCACATTGGAAATCTCTCTTTCCTGAGAAGAATCGATCTCTCCACCAACAAATTCCGAGGCAAAATCCCTCAAGAAATCAGCCGTTTGTTCCGTCTTCAGATTCTCAACCTGACTGATAATTCACTGCAAGGAgaaattccatccaatctgagcCACTGTTCAGAACTCGTAGCCATTAGCCTCAATCAGAATCAGTTGGACGGAAAACTTCCTACTGAGCTTGGCTCTTTGTCAAAGCTCATTGCTCTTAACGTCTACAACAACAATCTCAGTGGAAGCATCCCACCTTCGTTGGGGAACCTTTCATCTCTCACCACTCTTGATCTAACATCTAACATTTTTGACGGGCAAATTCCAAACCAGCTTGGTCAATTGGCACGCATTATCACTTTTCAAATAGGTGTAAATCAGTTATCAGGTACGATTCCACCATCGATTTATAATCTCTCATCCATCCAAGAGTTTAACGTGGCATCTAACCGGCTACATGGAAGCATTCCGCCCAACCTAGGCCTTATGTTTCCACACCTGCATGGGATTCTTCTAGGTTCAAACCAATTCATTGGAACGCTGCCAATTTCATTGTCCAATGCTTCAAATCTCGAAATTGTTGATTTTAGCTCCAACAGTTTTACCGGACATGTGCCTTTGAATCTAGGAAGTCTTTCGCGTCTCTACCATTTCAATATCGAGATAAATCAGCTTGGAAGCAGGGAAGGTGATGACCTAAGCTTCCTTACTTCACTTACCAACTGCACCCATCTGGAAGTTATAAGTGCAACTGCCAATAATCTCTATGGTGAGTTGCCCAGCTCTATTACTAATCTCTCGACACATCTAAACAGGCTCCTTTTAGGAGGAAACAAGATATTTGGAATCATTCCCAAGGGAATCAAGAATCTCATCAGTTTGATTGCTATGGATCTGTCAATGAACTCCTTGAAGGGTATTATTCCAGATGCTattgggaagcttgacaatttgCAAGACTTGAGaatgtttcaaaataaactttCAGGGCGAATCCCATTTTCAATTGGTAACATTACTCGATTGAGCTCTCTCTACTTGGATGGAAATGGTTTCCATGGAAACATACCATCAAGTTTTGCAAATTGGGGATTTATGGAAGAATTGATCATTTCTGAAAATAAATTCAATGGTACCATACCCAAACAAGTCAGTGCAGCTCAAATGGACCTGTCTCGCAACTCATTCACTGGGTCTCTCCTGCTGGAAGTTGATAACTTGGAAAATATTCGGGTAATAGACATCTCAGAGAACAAAATATCAGGTGAAATTCCAGACACATTGGGAAATTGTCAAAGCCTGGAGTTACTCTATATGTGTGGCAACTTGTTTCAAGGAACCATTCCAGAGTCTCTGAGGAATTTAAAAGGTATCCAAGCGCTAGATCTTTCGCGCAATAACTTGTCTGGGCAGATTCCAAAATATTTTGAAGAATTTCTTTTCTTACAGTATTTGAATTTGTCATTCAATAATTTCAAGGGTGAAGTGCCAAAAGAGGGAATCTTTAGAAATGCCAGCGCAATTTCGGTTGTTGGAAACAGCAAACTCTGTGGAGGTATACCAGAACTACAATTGCCAGGGTGCCTTAAGCAAGCTTCCAAGAAACGAGGAAAGCCTCTTGCTCCCAGAGTAAAAGTCACAGTCATTACTGTGGTTTTATCTTCGTTTCTCCTGTCGTGTGTCATTGTAGCTCTTTATTGGAGAAGAAATTCTCCAAAGAAAGCTTCTTCTCCATCTTCCACAGAGAATCAGTGGTTACAAGTTTCTTATGCAGATCTCCTTCAAGCAACAGATGGGTTTTCTTCAGCTAATTTAATTGGTGTGGGAAGTTTTGGTTCTGTATATAAAGGAATTCTAGAATGCTTTGAAACACTTGTTGCAGTGAAGGTACTCAACCTCCTACAGCAAGGAGCTTTTAAGAGTTTTGCAGCTGAATGCGAAGCATTAAGAAACATCCGGCATCGAAATCTTATCAAGATCTTAACGGTTTGCTCGGGCACTGATTTtaatggcaatgatttcaaagctCTGGTGTTTAAGTACATGCCTAATGGTAGTCTGGAGAAGTGGTTGCATCCAAATGTAGATGAACAACCTCAACTGAGGAGTTTCAATCTTACCCAGAGGCTAAATATAGCCATTGATGTGGCTTCAGCATTAGATTATCTTCATCATCATTCCAAAATACCAATTGTTCATCGAGACCTAAAACCAAGCAATGTTCTTCTCGATGATGATATGGTTGCCCACGTGGGTGACTTTGGTTTAACAAGGTTCCTCTCTGAAGCTGCAGAAGGTTTCTCCCAAAATCAAACTACCACATCTGGGATTAAGGGATCGATTGGGTATATTCCTCCAG AGTATGGGATGGGCGGTAAGGCGTCCACACATGGAGATGTATACAGTTATGGGATCCTTCTACTCGAGATGATCACTGGAAAGCGACCAACTGATGACATGTTCAAGGACAATCAGAGCCTTCATCACTTTGCAAAGTCAACTTTTCCCGAACAAGTAAAGGAGATTATAGATCCAAGACTTCTCTTAGAAGATACTGAAGTTATTCAAGACAGTGAAAATCGTAACAATTTGAGAAATAGAATGCATGATTGCTTGGTTTCATTGGTTAGCATTGGTGTATCGTGTTCtgcagaatcgccaaaggaacgaatGAAGATGAGAGATGTTGTCATGGAAATGCATGCAATTAGAGACTTATATGTCGAGGTTGGGATTCATCGACAGAGACAAAATAGGCCCCTATTGTTAGGTGAGGGTTCATCTTACCTCAGTAACTACTAA